TCTCTCGCCGCCACTGGTTATTTCGCATGCTGACGTTGATGAAATCGTTAAACGTGCCAGCGCTGCATTTGATGCCACGGCCAAAAAAGTCGGCATTATGTAACAGCCTGATGGCACATAATTAAACTTGCGAAATGCCCGGTACATGTTTTCCTGTACCGGGCATTTTATTTGCCCTATCGCCCAATCAGGCTTCGCCACATACTGGCTCCATCAGCCCTGCAAACCAAGCCAACAGCCACGCCCCACAAATAACGACCAGACCAATGCCCCAAAGCCACAAATCGCTTCACCGTCTATACGAACCTGACGCATATAACACCCAACGCCTGCCAGACAGTTACTGGGCACACAGCGTTGGCCCCCTGCCCGACAGCCAAACACTGCCGATGGATGGCAATTTAAAAACCGACATTACGGTTATTGGCGGGGGGTATACCGGCCTGTCCAACGCCCTGAAACTGGCCGAGGCAGGGCATTCTGTCATGGTGCTGGATGCAGGGCGACCAGGATGGGGGGCATCAGGGCGCAATGGTGGCTTTTGCTGTATGGGCGGGTCCATCCATTCACTACATGATCTTGCCAGCCAGTTTGGCGACGATGCCAGCCGTCAGTTTGCCCGCCATCAACTGGCATCAATTGACCTTGCTTCAAATCGCATTGCGGACTGGGATGCCGATGTCGACCAGCATTCAGATGGTGAAATGGTGCTGGCCCATAAACCCGGGCGCGTCAAATCCCTGCATGAAGAAGCCCGTGAACTGGCCCATTATGCCGGTGTGCAAAGCACATTTTACAGTGCCGAAGCACTGATTGAACAGGGCATGAAGGCAAATGGTATTGCCGGTGGGCTGCATGTAAAAGCCGGTTTTGGCTTGCATCCTTTTAAATATCTTGCGGCACTGCAGAAAGCATGTCTGAAGGCAGGTGTTCAGATTTTCGAACAGGCCGAGGTCACAGCCATCAGCGAAACCGCAACCGGCATTGCCCTTACGGCGAATAATTGCCGGATTGATGCCCGGCAGGCCGTTATCGCCACCAATGGCTATAGTGCGGAAAACATGCCCCAGTGGCTGGCAGGCCGTTTATTGCCGGTGATATCGGGAATCCTCGTTACCCGCCCCCTGACAGAAGGTGAACAGGCTGATCAGGGCTGGCAAAGCGATATGATGGCCTATGACACGCGCATTCTGCTGCATTATTTTCGCAAACTGCCTGATGGCCGGTTTATGTTTGGCGGCCGGGGCGGATTAAGCGCATCGCCCGATGGACAGGCAAAGGCGCGGAAGGCATTGATTGATGAATTCCACACCATGTTTCCAGCCTGGCGCGATGTGGATATCACCCATCACTGGAACGGTCTGGTATGTTTATCGCAATCCTACCGCCCCTTTATTGGCCGGGTTGATGGCTATCAACGCTTATGGGCGTCGCTCGCTTATCATGGCAACGGCGTTGCCCTTGCCAGCTATGCCGGTGAAATGCTTGCGGGGTTGATGACAGGCAGCCTCACACATGCCGACATCGGCCCAGTGATGACCGTGCCCCCCAAAAAATTCCCGTTTCCGGGGCTTCGGCGCCAATATCGCTGGCTGGCCTATGCCGCCTATGGCCTGCGGGATACCTTTGCCTGAAAGGCGGGCTTTCATCTTTGGCAATTGGTAAAAAGTGACATATATCATGTTTTCCGGCCGGTTTCGGTTTTATAAGCCGGCAGGAAACGATGTAATCGCCAGCAAGAAATGCAGCCAAAATGACTGATGCCCATACAGAAGATGACGGCCTTTCCCATCAGGAACGCCGTGAACGCGCCACTCAAAAAATCATGGATGAAACCGGCATTGATCAGAAAATGATCCACGATGTCGTGCATGGTTTTTACGACAAGGTGCGCGCTGACGACTTTTTGGGACCGATCTTTGCTGCCAGAATTGATGACTGGGACCATCATTTACAGAATATGTGCCAGTTCTGGTCTTCTGTTGCGCTGGCAAGTGGGGCCTATTACGGGCGACCAATGCAAAAACATATGCCCCTGCCCATTGACCGCCACCATTTTGACCGCTGGCTGGCCCTGTTTGCCGAAACCCTTGCCGAACTCTGCCCGCCCGAGGCCGCCCGCCATTTCATGGAACGCGCCCTGCGAATTGCGCAAAGCTTTGAACTGGGCATCGCCGCACATAATGGCGTAATACTGTCCAAGGGTGAACGCTACGACCCGGTTTCAAAATGGTCGCCTGAATAACGCGCAAAACCGGCTTTCTTCACCATTTTTTAGAATAGATAAAATGTTTTCCCGCTCGCGGGTTGACAAGCTTTTGTCCTTCCCGCCTAATATTGGCATGGAACAAGAGCGATACTTCACGTTGCCAAGGCTCCGCCGGGTGTATCAGACATCACGGCCAATTATCGGGCGCGTTATACGTGTTGCCAGTTCCCGCAACAGCCTGATGGGCAACACCATACTGGCTGCAAGCGGTGCCCTTTGGGTTGTACCGCCCTCACCTCATCCCTGAATATAACCTGTCGACAAGACATCGCGCAAAACAGCATGACTGCGTAATGCTGCCAGGCATTTTGAAATTGTCCCGGCACATTGCACGCCGTACGGCGTTATAGAATCAGCATCATTCTGTTTGCAGCCAATGAACGACCCGAACTACTGAACTATCCGACGCGGAGAATACATATGTGGCTTGTAATCCTTCTGGCCGTCCTTGTGATCATCGGCTTGATTGGCTACACCATTTTTCGACACCGTCGTCATTTACTGACTACGACCGGCACAAAAATCGACCCCAGGGACCGCCCCAACAGCGCCCTGCTTATCATTGACCTGCAGGAAGACTTCACCCTTGCCAAAGGCAAGAACGGTTATGAACCTGCCCTGGTCGATAAGGTTATTAACGCCATCAACGACCTTGTCACCTATGCCAATGAAAATGGTTATCCTGTTATTTCCATCCGCCAGACATTCAAGGGATGGTATGTCAATTTTCTGGTTAATCTGCTGAATAAAGGCCGTGGTGGCCCGGCATCACAGGGGCTCGATATTGATGACCGGCTTTTTGGCGATATTGACCACGATATCGTCAAGGCACATGCAGATGCCTTTCGCGAACCGGTTCTTGAACAGGTGCTGGAACGCCAGAAAGTTGGCAAGCTGATCATTGTCGGGCTGGATGGCAATTACTGCGTCAATAAAACAACCCACGCCGCCCTTAACCGCGGCTATGAGGTATCGTTTAGCGATGCAACCACACTGGCCATCAAACCATCAAGCTGGCGCAAAACCCGATCAGGCATGATGGCGCGCGGCGCAACCGACCAAATCAACCATAACAGCAACGATACCAGCCAACCGGCAAATTCGGCAAATGACGAAACCAAAATGAATGAACCTGCCCAATAACAGGCAGGTTCATTTAAATCATCCCATTACCCTGAATGTCGGCCTGTTACAGGCGGTCGCGCAGGGCATACCAGGTCATTGCCAATACCAGCAACGGGTAACGCAGGCTTTTACCACCCGGGAAACGGGGCACAGGCACATTTGCCATAACGTCAAACCGTTCCATCGTGCCCGATACAGCATCCGCCATGATCTGCCCGGCCAGCGTTGCCATGGCAACACCATGGCCCGAATACCCGCTGGCTGAAAATACCTTTGGTTCCACGCGGCGGAAATACGGCATCCGGTTCATGGTGATCGCCAATGTACCACCCCAGCCATAGTCAATTTTTGCATCCCGCAATTGCGGGTAAACTTCAAGCATATAGGGCTTAACAAAGTTCCTGATATCGCGCGGGAAATGGTAGCTATAGGTTTCGCCACCCCCAAAAAGCATGCGTTTATCTGCACTTAACCGGTAATAGTTGATCACGAATTTTGAATCTGCCACCGCAACATCATCACGGATCAGTTCACGCGCCAGGTCATCACCCAATGGCTCGGTGGCAATAATAAAATTATTGATCGGCATAACGCGCCGCGCCACCCGGTCTTCAAGCGCATCGAGATACCCATTACAGCCCAGCACCAGCATATCGGCCGTAATTGTTTTACCACCGGCAACCGAAACCGTAACTTTTTCGCCCGTTTCATAACGGGTTACCTGTGCATCTTCATAAATCCGCACACCCGCCTTGCGTGCGGCATCGGCCAGGCCAAGGGCAAAGTTTAACGGGTGCAAATGCCCTGCCCCCATATCAAGCGACCCGCCGTGATAAAAATCCGACCCTACCATCTGCCGGATTTCATCGCGCCCGATCGACCGGATTTGATCATAACCATATTCATCGCGCAGCTTGTCGGCGTATTCGTGTGTGCCTTTAACAAACCGTTCGCGATGATCGGCATGTAAAATGCCGGGTTTCCAGTCACAGGCAATATTGTGACGCGAGATCAGGGATTTAACGATATCCTTGGACTGTTCGGCAATGTCCCACAATTTGCGGGCGTCATCCATACCGACCATTTTTTCAAGTTCGTCCTGTTCACGCCGCTGGCCCGAACCAACCTGCCCGCCATTGCGCCCGGATGCCCCCCAACCCACGCGGTGGGCCTCCAGCAGGATAACGTCATAACCACGTTCCGCCAGATGCAACGCCGATGAAAGCCCCGTAAAACCACCACCGATCACGACCACATCACATGTCGAATTTTCTGCCAGCGTATCAAAACCCGCAACAGGGTTGGCCGATGCCGCATAATATGACGCCGGATAAGCGCCTGCCTTATCATTTGCTGTCAGAAAATTCGGTGTAAACACGTGTTACCTCAGTATTGTGAACCTGGCGCAAGTTTGCGTGATTCCCGCTTAAACGCCAAGAAAACAAATCATTTTTTGTGCTTATGAAATCCCGGTTTGGGTCGCGGCTGGTATCCCGGCCGTAACCTGTTCAACCAGTTTGTGGGCGGCTTTGGTTGCCGCACAGCCACCACGTGCCGTACAGCGTAAATCGGCATGCATCATGGAGCCGATCTTCACCGTTTGATCAACCAGCTCATCAAACCCCAAAACCGCATCAAAGCCTGCCATCACGGCCATCGCCGATGAATAGGCATGGGAAACACCCGCCACATTGCGCGCATGACAGGGAATTTCCACATCCCCCCCAACCGGGTCACAGACCAGGCCCAAAGTATTCATCAGGCACATGCTTGCCGCATCAAAGCATTGTTCAGCACTACCGCCAAAGGCCTGTACAACACCGCCCGCCGCCATTGCCGCCGATGCACCGGTTTCAACCGAACATCCCCCGCATTCTGCGGCAAATGTGCCCCGTGCGGCAAAAACGGCACCAATTAATGCCATAACCTGCAAGGCATCGGCTGCACCTTCAATATCGATACCATGGCGAACCAGCCCATATAACGTGCCCGGCACAACACCGGCACTGCCCGCCGTTGGTGCTGCCACCACCAGCCCACGGTTGGAATCCCGCTCCATCGCCGAAAGCGCACCGGCAATCGCATCCTGCAATACCGCCCCGCCCAACCCGGCAGGCAAATTGGCATCGCGCACTTTTCGCGCCTTAAGCGTCAGGAAACGCATCACGCTATCCTGCTCACGCGCGCTAAAGCCTTCTTCGACAACACGCAGCATCAATTCGGCGCGCTCAATAAACAGCAGGCGTGTTTCTTCGGTCGAAAGACCAAGCCTTTGCGCTTCCAGTGCCAATGCCGTGTGTGCAAGCGACCCATTATGGGATGAAACCTTGTCTAACACCCCCTGGGTTGTCGAAAACAGATCATCCCCCGCGCAAACCGGATATTGCGCCGCATCGGCAACCAGAACCCGCTTTATGCCGGCCAGTGCCACAATATCGCGCACCACATCGGGTGCAGGTACGCGCTGCAACGAAATTTCAAGGCGTTCCAGCGCAATGCCGCCTTCTGCCGGAACTGTCATCACATCCTGGCCCAGCAGGCGGTTATCTGTGGCGGCCAAATCGGCAATCCGCTTTTGCACGGATTTCACATCATCGGCATAAACATACAAAACGGCTGTTTTACCGGTCAGATACACGTCCTCGCCATTCATGCGGTCAATGTAAAACATACCACCGCCAATTGATGCGCCCTGATACACATCCTGCCGTAATGATCCATCCTTTGCGCGGACCGAAATAACCATATCAACACGGTTGGGGTGGTTATTGCGTTGCAGCTCGGTAATGGTCACCGAAAAGGTAAAACCTTCGCCCGCGCTGGCACGCCCCAGAATTTCGCGAAAATCAGGGTCCGTCAAAGAAGCGCCAGCCAAACCGGCAGCAAAATTTTCGTCCGAACTTTGGGCCTGATAAACCGGCGCAAATGACCCGCGGGGATCAAACCGGATATCGGCGGTTTCAATCACCTCTCCCTGCGATGTCGACAGGGAACGTGCCAACCGCCCCATCATATACGGGGCCGCGCAATGTGAACTGGACGGCCCACGCATGACCGGGCCGACAACGGAATTTAACAGGCTGATTTCCTGCATGATCTCTCTCGGGTTTTCGGGTTTTTATTGATTGCATAAAATATGCGTGATCATCGCTGCAAAAACCTGCAAATGCAATGCGTGCGGCAACGTAATTCCCGTCAAATTTTCCGCTGTCACACAACAAAAAACCGGAAGCCATTTTCAGGCTTCCGGTTCAAATCTGTCATATGCAGCCCGTTTATCGCTGCTGGCTTTCCCATTCGGGATGGACCCAATAGGACGCCGCAGATGCTGGCAGGGATTGCCCGCGAATAATATCGGCAGCCTTTTCCCCGATCATGATGGTCGGGGCATTCAGGTTGCCCGAAACGATTGTTGGCATGATGGAACTGTCAACAACGCGCAACCCTTCAATACCGTGAACACGGGTTTCGCCATCAACCACCGACATATCGTCGCTGCCCATTTTGCACGAACAGGACGGATGATAGGCACTTTCGGTATGCTGGGCGACCCAGGCATCAATTTCGGCATCGGTTTGCACATCCTTGCCTGGTGCAATTTCACCACCGCGCAAATCCTTGAATGCGTCCTGGGCGAAAATTTCGCGGGTCAATCGAACGGATGCACGCATTTCTTCCCAATCTTCAGGGTGGCTCATGTAATTGGGGTCAACAATCGGCCGGTCCGCCGGGTTGGCCGATGCCAACCTTACCGTCCCGCGCGATTTGGACCGCATCGGTCCAACATGGGCCTGAAAACCATCATTTTCCGCCGCACCTGAACCATTATAGTTAATGGCCGCCGGCAGGAAGTGATACTGAATATTCGGATGCTCGATGCCCGCGCGCGAACGGATAAATCCACCCGCCTCAAAATGGTTGGACGCACCCAAACCGGTTTTAAACAGATACCATTCCAAACCCACCTTGAACTTGCCCCACGGGTTCAACACCCGATGCAGGCTGATCGGCTGGCTGCATTCCTGCTGCACATAAAGTTCCAGATGGTCCTGCAGGTTTTCCCCCACACCGGGCAGGTCCTGCACCACGTTAATATCGTGTTCGCGCAAATGTGCGGCCGGGCCAATACCCGAAAGCATCAAAAGTTTCGGCGAATTGATCGACCCACCCGAAACAATCACTTCACGATCAACAGTTGCCCGCTTCATACCGCCATTATGCTGATAATCCAGGCCAATGGCCCGTTTACCGTCAAACACAATGCGTAATGCCAGCGCCCTGTCATGCACCGTCAGGTTTGGCCGTTTCATTGCCGGGCGCAGATAGGCCCGGCTGGTTGACCAGCGACGGCCCTTATAAACCGTCATATCCATGGTCCCGACACCTTCCTGGCAATAGCCATTCTGATCGGGTGTTACCGGGTAACCCGCCTGTTCCCCGGCCTTGATCCAGGCTTTGTAAAGCGGGTTTTTGCAGGCCCCTGTCGTTACATGTAACGGGCCATTACCGCCATGATAATCATCACCGGCACCATCTTCATTTCGCGTATCGGCACGCCGGAAATAGGGCAAACAATTGGCATAATCCCAGTTTGACAGCCCCGGGTCCGTTGCCCAGCGATTATAATCAAGGGCATGCCCCCGCACATAGGCCATGCCGTTAATCGAACTGGACCCGCCATAAACCCGGCCGCGTGGTGTTTCCATCCGGCGGTTATTCAGGTTTTTCTGCGGTGTCGTCCAATAGGCCCAGTTATAGCGTTCGGACTGCATCGGATATGAAAGGGCCGTGGGCATATGAATGCGCCAGTCCCATAAGTGGTCAACCGGCCCGGCTTCAACAACAAGAACACTAACATTACGATCTTCGGTCAGGCGGCTGGCCAATACGGCCCCGGCCGACCCGGAACCAACGATGACGTAATCAAAATTTTCGCTGGCTGATGGTTTCATTTTCTAACCCCAGAAGCTGCTATCAAGGCAAACATGCACACAAACAAGGGCCATTTGCGCCGCATCCATGCAGGCGCAAAACGGCCGGTCAAGCCCCCTGATCAATAAGGCGGCGGCACATCGCCGGTTTCGACATAAACCGATTTCACCCGCGTATAATGTTCAATCGCGGCACGGCTGTTTTCCCGGCCAACACCGGATTTTTTCACACCGCCAAACGGCATTTCAATTGGCGTGATGTTATAGGTATTGATCCAGCAGGTCCCTGCTTCAAGCTGCGCAACAACCCGGTGCCCGCGCGAAAGGTCACGGGTAAATACACCCGCAGCCAGGCCATATTCCGTTTCATTGGCGCGCAAAATGGCTTCTTCTTCGGTTTTAAAGGTCAGAACCGACATCACCGGACCAAAGATTTCTTCGCGCACGATGGTCATATTATCGCGGCAATCGGCAAAAATGGTCGGCGCAACATAAAGACCACCTTCGGGCATACCATCACGAACCGCATCGCCCCCTAATACAAGGTTCGCACCTTCTTTTTTGCCGATCTCGATATAGGACATGATTTTGTCAAACTGCCCTTTGGTCACAATCGGCCCAACCTGGGTTGCCGGGTTTTCCGGGTCCCCCAGAACAAGGTTTTTGCTGCGTTCGACCAGTTTGGCAAGAAAGGCATCCTTGACCGATTCATGCACAAAAACGCGCGTGCCATTGGAACAAATCTGGCCCGACGAATAAAAATTCGCCATCTGTGCGCCGGAAACGGCATTATCAAGGTCGGCATCTTCAAAAACGATCATTGGCGATTTCCCGCCAAGTTCCATCGTTACCGCCTTCATGCCCGCCGCCGCAACAGATGCAACCTTGGCACCGGTCTCAGCCGATCCCGTCAATGAAACCTTGTCCACACCAGGATGTTCAACCAGCGACGCGCCACATTCACGCGCCCCCTGCACCACGTTGTAAACACCATCCGGCAGGCCTGCTTCCTGCAGGGCCTGTGCCACGGCGATGGCGGAAAGCGGTGTTACTTCGGACGGTTTGTAAACAACGGCATTGCCGCAGGCCAGCGCCGGTGCCGCCTTCCAGCAGGCAATCTGAATGGGATAATTCCAGGCACCAATGGCGGCACACACACCAACCGGTTCGCGCCGGGTATAGGCGAAATTACCGGCAAGATCGATATGTTCACCCGTAATGCTGCCTGCCACACCGGCAAAATATTCAAGGCATTCAACAGCCGAAACCACATCAACAATTTCGGTTTCCTGAATGGCGCGGCCAGTATCGCGCGTTTCAAGCAGGGCCAGTTCATCATTGCGGTCCCGCAAAATCTGCGCGGCCCGAAACAGTACACGTGCCCGTTCGGCAGCCGGCGTTGCCTTCCAGATCGCAAGGCCCTTGCGTGCGGCCTTGACAGCAGCATCAACATCGGCAGCCGTGCTTTCATTGCCCGTTGCCAAAACCGTGTTGGTTGCGGGATTAAGCGTCGTCATGGCAACACCACTGCCCTGCTGCAATTTACCATCAATAAAATTGCTGATCTGATAAAGGCTCATTTCCAAAACTCCTGTTGGCGCCACACAAACCGGGGCACCCAAAATTTCGTAATAATTATTCTGCTGCCGCCGCATTCAGGCGCAGATGGATGGTATCAAGCACCATTTTACGGGCCGCCGCGACATTGACCTGCCGGGGGGAAAGCCCCGACCGCACCCAGATCCCGTCAATCATTGCAGCGATAACCTCGGCAATTTCATCGGCTTTCCGGTCACTGGTCAGTTCACGCAATTCATGGCGCAGGTTTGATGCCAGGCGGCGGAAATAAACGGTATTTAACCGCCGCAAAGGTTCCGAAAACGGCACCTGCGCCCAAAAGGACAACCACGCCACAGTCACCTGCGGGGTAAACTGTTCTTCGTTGAAATTGGTATTCACAATGGCTTCCAAACGCTCCATCGGCGTTTGGCATTGCGCAACCCTTTCAAGAAAATCAGCACGCAATTCCTGCATCAGAGACAACATCGTTGCCTCCAGCAGGGCATTTTTACCGCCGAAATAATGCGAAATGATACCGGACGACATTCCTGCGGTGCCGGCTATCCGGCTGATCGTCGCATCGGCAAAACCAAACTGGTGAATGGTCGCAATCGTCGCATCAATAAGTTGCCTGCGGCGGACAGGCTGCATTCCAACCTTGGGCATTCTGGTATCCAAAATCTTGCGATCCGAAGCAGAAAAAATCGATGAAACGGTTTTTTCCCCTTCGCAATTGACCTGAAAAGAATATGATGTATTTTAATTGAACATTCAATCAATAAAAACAGGTGAGGCCGTTACCATTTCCCTAAACGCAGAATCCTGCGTGTTTTCGGCTATCTGGCTCATCTGTTTGAATTAATTCCGGCCTGCAACACCGCGTTGATTGCAGTTCTGGACGAGTGTTGGCGCAAAGACCGTTGATGTTCGTCTGGCTTCCGGAACCGAGAGTCTGTTGCCACGTTTGGCAACAGTATCCGTAAGGTCCATACAAGGGAGAACCAGAAACATGACTTGTCGTAAATCCATTACCCGCCTTATGTGCAGCACCATGATTGCAGGTGCCGCACTGCTGGGTACAACTGCCGCCCGGGCAGAAGTCCCCGATGCCTGCAAAACGGTAACCTTCTCTGATGTTGGCTGGACTGACATCACCGCAACCACAGCCACCGCCTCGGTGCTGCTTGATGCGCTGGGTTATAAAACCGAAACCGAACTTCTTTCGGTGCCGGTTACCTATACCAGCCTTAAAAATGGCGATGTTGACGTGTTTCTTGGCAACTGGATGCCAACCATGTCAGCCGATATCAAACCCTATCTTGATGATGGCTCGGTTGAAAAGCTGAAGGCCAATCTTGAAGGGGCAAAATACACCCTGGCTGTTAGCAAGGCAGCCTATGACGCCGGGCTTAAAAGCTTTCAGGATATTGCCAAATTCAAGGATGAACTTGATGGCAAAATTTACGGCATTGAACCGGGCAATGACGGCAACCGCCTGATCCAGGATATGATCGACAACAACCAGTTTGACCTTGGGGAATTTGAACTGGTTGAATCATCCGAACAGGGCATGCTGGCCCAGGTCAAACGCATCACATCGCGCGATAAATTCATCGTCTTCCTTGGCTGGGAACCGCACCCGATGAATGCCAAATACGATATGGCCTATCTTGATGGCGGCGACGATGTTTTCGGCCCCAATTATGGTGGCGCCACGGTTTATACCAATGTGCGCAAGGGCTACCTGACCGATTGCCCGAATGCTGGCAAATTTGTTGATAATCTGAAATTCACCCTCGAGATGGAAAACCAGATTATGGATTCCATCCTCAACGGAAACGAAGACCCGCAAAAAGCCGCCAAAGCCTGGATCAAGGCCAACCCGGATGCGGCCTATGCCTGGCTTGATGGTGTCACCACCGTTGATGGCGGCGATGCCAAAGCCGCCGTCAAGGAAAAGCTCGGCCTCTAATCGCCTGACATTTCACAATGCCGATATCCCTGCCCCGGTTTTTACCCGGGCAGGGTACGTGCCCACGGTGCCCCTGTTGCGTCCTTACCCAGCAGGCAGCGGCCAGCTTTAAGGGTGCGGAAGTCATAAATACTCATTCATTAAATTTACTGGAATTTGTCCCATGGAATGGCTCACGGAAATCAAGATTCCGCTAGGGAGCTGGATTGCATCCCTGATGGACGCCTTAAATGATCACGCCGACTTTGTTTTTTATGCCATCTCGGATGCGCTGGGTTTTGTCATTGACCATACTGTCGATGCGCTGGTCTGGTTGCACCCGCTTGTTATCATCGCCTTTTTTGCCGGTCTTGCGATCTGGCTGCATAAATCCTGGAAGCTGACGGCTTTTACCATCCTGTCGCTGCTCCTGATCGTCAATCTTGGCTATTGGGAAGCAACGATGGAAACACTGGCAATGGTGTTTTACGCCACGCTGATCTGTATGCTGATCGGGGTGCCGCTTGGCGTTGCATCAGCACATCGACCCTGGCTTTATCATGCCCTGCGCCCGGTGCTTGACCTGATGCAGACCATTCCGACTTTTGTGTATCTGATCCCAACCCTGATCCTGTTTGGTCTGGGCGTTGTACCCGGTCTTATTTCAACGGTGATTTTTTCAATCGCCGCACCAGTCCGCTTAACCCAGCTTGGCATTTCATCAACGCCCAAAGCCCTGATCGAAGCTGGCCAAAGCTTTGGCTGCACCCCACGGCAACTGCTTTTTAAGGTTGAACTGCCATCTGCCATGCCATCTATCATGGCCGGGCTGACGCAGTGCATCATGCTGTCGCTTTCGATGGTGGTGATTTCCGCCCTTGTCGGCGCGGACGGATTGGGCAAACCAGTGGTGCGCGCCCTTAACACCGTCAATATCGCCCAGGGTTTTGAAGCCGGGCTTGCAATCGTCATTCTGGCAATCGTGCTGGACCGCATTTGCCGCCGCGACAACAGCGAAAAAACGGGGCAGTAACATGACCAATGCCGTTGAATTCGACAATATCGATGTAATTTTTGGTGACCGCCAGGCAGAGGCCCTCGCCCTGCTGGACCAGGGTAAAAACCGGTCGCAAATCCAGGAAGCAACCAACAATATTCTGGGGGTTGCCGATGTCAGCTTTAATGTGCCGCAGGGTGAAATCTGTGTTTTGATGGGGCTTTCTGGCTCTGGCAAATCATCGCTGCTGCGCTGCGTGAATGGCCTGAACAAGGTTTCACGCGGGTCGCTGCGGGTACGCCATGGCGATGGCGATAATATCACTGATGTCACCAGCTGCGATGCGCAAACCCTGCGTACCCTGCGCCGCGAACATGTCGCCATGGTATTTCAGCAATTCGCGCTGCTGCCCTGGCGCACCGTTGCCGAAAATGTCGGCTTTGGCCTCGAACTTCGGGGGATGAACGCCAGGGAACGCCAGGAAATTGTTCAGGAAAAACTCGCCCTTGTCGGGCTGGCTGAATGGGCATCCAAATACGCCCACGAACTTTCGGGCGGCATGCAGCAACGCGTGGGCCTTGCCCGTGCCTTTGCTACGGATGCCCCCATCCTGCTAATGGATGAACCTTTCTCCGCCCTTGATCCGCTTATTCGCAATCGCCTGCAGGATGAACTTCTTGATTTGCAGGAAAAGCTGAACAAAACGATCCTGTTTGTCAGCCATGATCTGGATGAAGCCATGAAGCTGGGCAATTCAATCGCGATCATGGAAGGCGGTTATGTTGTGCAGCATGGCAGCCCCGAAGACATCGCCCTGCGCCCGGCAAACGATTACGTCGCCGATTT
The window above is part of the Thalassospira marina genome. Proteins encoded here:
- the betB gene encoding betaine-aldehyde dehydrogenase; the encoded protein is MSLYQISNFIDGKLQQGSGVAMTTLNPATNTVLATGNESTAADVDAAVKAARKGLAIWKATPAAERARVLFRAAQILRDRNDELALLETRDTGRAIQETEIVDVVSAVECLEYFAGVAGSITGEHIDLAGNFAYTRREPVGVCAAIGAWNYPIQIACWKAAPALACGNAVVYKPSEVTPLSAIAVAQALQEAGLPDGVYNVVQGARECGASLVEHPGVDKVSLTGSAETGAKVASVAAAGMKAVTMELGGKSPMIVFEDADLDNAVSGAQMANFYSSGQICSNGTRVFVHESVKDAFLAKLVERSKNLVLGDPENPATQVGPIVTKGQFDKIMSYIEIGKKEGANLVLGGDAVRDGMPEGGLYVAPTIFADCRDNMTIVREEIFGPVMSVLTFKTEEEAILRANETEYGLAAGVFTRDLSRGHRVVAQLEAGTCWINTYNITPIEMPFGGVKKSGVGRENSRAAIEHYTRVKSVYVETGDVPPPY
- the betA gene encoding choline dehydrogenase — encoded protein: MKPSASENFDYVIVGSGSAGAVLASRLTEDRNVSVLVVEAGPVDHLWDWRIHMPTALSYPMQSERYNWAYWTTPQKNLNNRRMETPRGRVYGGSSSINGMAYVRGHALDYNRWATDPGLSNWDYANCLPYFRRADTRNEDGAGDDYHGGNGPLHVTTGACKNPLYKAWIKAGEQAGYPVTPDQNGYCQEGVGTMDMTVYKGRRWSTSRAYLRPAMKRPNLTVHDRALALRIVFDGKRAIGLDYQHNGGMKRATVDREVIVSGGSINSPKLLMLSGIGPAAHLREHDINVVQDLPGVGENLQDHLELYVQQECSQPISLHRVLNPWGKFKVGLEWYLFKTGLGASNHFEAGGFIRSRAGIEHPNIQYHFLPAAINYNGSGAAENDGFQAHVGPMRSKSRGTVRLASANPADRPIVDPNYMSHPEDWEEMRASVRLTREIFAQDAFKDLRGGEIAPGKDVQTDAEIDAWVAQHTESAYHPSCSCKMGSDDMSVVDGETRVHGIEGLRVVDSSIMPTIVSGNLNAPTIMIGEKAADIIRGQSLPASAASYWVHPEWESQQR
- the choW gene encoding choline ABC transporter permease subunit, which gives rise to MEWLTEIKIPLGSWIASLMDALNDHADFVFYAISDALGFVIDHTVDALVWLHPLVIIAFFAGLAIWLHKSWKLTAFTILSLLLIVNLGYWEATMETLAMVFYATLICMLIGVPLGVASAHRPWLYHALRPVLDLMQTIPTFVYLIPTLILFGLGVVPGLISTVIFSIAAPVRLTQLGISSTPKALIEAGQSFGCTPRQLLFKVELPSAMPSIMAGLTQCIMLSLSMVVISALVGADGLGKPVVRALNTVNIAQGFEAGLAIVILAIVLDRICRRDNSEKTGQ
- a CDS encoding choline ABC transporter substrate-binding protein — encoded protein: MTCRKSITRLMCSTMIAGAALLGTTAARAEVPDACKTVTFSDVGWTDITATTATASVLLDALGYKTETELLSVPVTYTSLKNGDVDVFLGNWMPTMSADIKPYLDDGSVEKLKANLEGAKYTLAVSKAAYDAGLKSFQDIAKFKDELDGKIYGIEPGNDGNRLIQDMIDNNQFDLGEFELVESSEQGMLAQVKRITSRDKFIVFLGWEPHPMNAKYDMAYLDGGDDVFGPNYGGATVYTNVRKGYLTDCPNAGKFVDNLKFTLEMENQIMDSILNGNEDPQKAAKAWIKANPDAAYAWLDGVTTVDGGDAKAAVKEKLGL
- the betI gene encoding transcriptional regulator BetI, translated to MPKVGMQPVRRRQLIDATIATIHQFGFADATISRIAGTAGMSSGIISHYFGGKNALLEATMLSLMQELRADFLERVAQCQTPMERLEAIVNTNFNEEQFTPQVTVAWLSFWAQVPFSEPLRRLNTVYFRRLASNLRHELRELTSDRKADEIAEVIAAMIDGIWVRSGLSPRQVNVAAARKMVLDTIHLRLNAAAAE